The following proteins are co-located in the Echinicola sp. 20G genome:
- a CDS encoding family 78 glycoside hydrolase catalytic domain encodes MIGQVLGTFKYAYLKHLVILFGCLFLLHKTVEARQVNVAELKCDYLENPNSVGHQKPTFSWSLISDKRGIYQKSYRIVVDELPDNVKKEKGEQWDSGWVVSDRSNHIDYKGKTFESNTSYYWRVGIKTDQGEEYWSESTYFHTALLNEEDWKAKWITSPEIIEDGSPIFRKSINLDKKIKQAYLYITACGFYEFYINGAKVGDQVLDPAVTDYRKRVIYSAFDVSHDLEKGENVLGVMIGNGAYNMRKTLDRYSWGSGGETMGNPIFIMQLHLEYEDGSEQTIVSDESWHVARGPITFNNIYGGEDYDARRELSGWSSNDSKEVDWLKAKESSGPGGKLVALAFPPIKVTETLQPIKKTHPKEGVYLFDLGQNIAGWWRITMKGHAGQTIRVRGSETLNDDLFPKDLENGDYMSEKFAYHAKTWTDYTMKGDEEEEYEPRFFYSGFRYIEVATDDSLDLKKIAIQGRVVRSALERSGNFVCSDTLLNKIYQAGIWSQKGNTVGYPTDCPHREKGAYNGDGQVIAETSMHDFNMAPFYYKWLDDMRDAQEENGRIPNTSPTLIGGMGGGVAWGSAYILIPYWMNHYYGDVRVLEKHYPSMKRYMQYLENLAKTDKVPEEEYIINDFMSYWYALGEWCSPGMKDGPNHSVVNTFYFFYNARLMSSIARELGEENDALYFEALSDSIKKAFNQKFFNPDSYLYGTDSTYQTYQLLALVGDLVPEANREGVFKTIVDDLNMRNKHLNTGIIGTKYLWPILEEGNKSNLAYEVAKQRTYPSFGYWLDNYSTTLLEKFDGSHSHNHQMFGSIVEYFYKYLAGIKSPLEGRTTKGYREMYLAPSVPDGLSFVNASLKTVSGRIVSHWVKTDQSFKYLVEIPANTRGTVSIPLTSTNDQNLLEGKSVIWKDGKFIDGVQGIRNVHQEGDDLVIEIFSGRYNFELVF; translated from the coding sequence ATGATAGGACAGGTATTGGGGACTTTTAAATACGCTTATCTTAAGCATTTGGTCATTCTATTTGGGTGTTTGTTTCTTTTACACAAAACTGTAGAGGCAAGGCAAGTGAATGTTGCTGAACTAAAATGTGATTATCTTGAAAATCCCAATTCAGTGGGACATCAAAAGCCTACTTTTTCGTGGAGTTTGATTTCAGACAAAAGGGGAATATACCAGAAGTCCTATCGAATAGTTGTGGATGAGTTACCAGACAATGTTAAGAAGGAAAAAGGTGAGCAATGGGATTCTGGCTGGGTTGTTTCAGATAGAAGTAATCATATTGATTACAAAGGAAAAACATTTGAAAGTAACACTTCTTACTATTGGAGAGTGGGAATAAAGACCGATCAAGGTGAAGAATACTGGAGTGAATCCACTTACTTTCATACCGCGCTTTTAAATGAGGAGGATTGGAAGGCAAAATGGATTACCAGCCCGGAAATTATAGAAGATGGCAGTCCTATTTTTCGAAAGTCCATTAACCTGGACAAAAAGATCAAGCAAGCCTATCTTTATATTACTGCTTGCGGTTTTTATGAATTTTATATCAATGGGGCTAAGGTTGGTGATCAAGTGTTGGATCCTGCGGTTACAGACTACAGGAAAAGGGTAATTTATTCAGCTTTTGACGTAAGCCATGACTTGGAAAAGGGAGAGAATGTACTTGGGGTGATGATTGGAAATGGCGCCTACAATATGCGCAAGACCCTAGATCGTTACAGTTGGGGAAGTGGAGGAGAGACCATGGGCAATCCAATTTTTATCATGCAATTACATTTGGAATATGAGGATGGCAGTGAACAGACCATAGTTTCAGATGAATCCTGGCACGTTGCCCGAGGGCCAATAACTTTCAATAATATTTATGGAGGTGAAGATTATGATGCACGCAGAGAGTTGTCAGGATGGTCATCTAATGACTCGAAAGAAGTTGATTGGCTAAAGGCCAAGGAATCATCGGGGCCTGGAGGAAAGTTGGTTGCTTTGGCCTTTCCCCCAATAAAAGTTACCGAAACGCTTCAGCCGATCAAAAAAACGCATCCTAAGGAGGGAGTTTATTTGTTTGATCTTGGGCAAAATATAGCTGGCTGGTGGAGGATTACCATGAAAGGGCATGCTGGACAAACTATCCGGGTGAGGGGCTCGGAGACGTTGAATGATGACTTATTCCCTAAAGATCTGGAAAATGGAGATTATATGAGTGAAAAGTTTGCCTATCATGCCAAGACCTGGACGGATTATACCATGAAAGGGGATGAGGAAGAAGAATACGAACCCCGTTTTTTCTATTCAGGTTTTAGGTACATAGAGGTGGCCACTGACGATAGCCTTGATCTTAAGAAGATAGCCATTCAGGGAAGGGTGGTAAGGTCTGCTCTGGAGCGAAGCGGTAATTTTGTTTGCTCAGATACACTTTTGAATAAAATCTATCAAGCAGGTATATGGTCGCAAAAGGGAAATACGGTAGGCTACCCTACAGACTGTCCCCATCGAGAAAAGGGAGCTTATAATGGAGATGGGCAGGTGATTGCAGAGACCTCTATGCATGATTTTAACATGGCTCCATTTTATTATAAGTGGTTAGATGATATGCGCGATGCGCAGGAGGAAAATGGGAGGATTCCCAATACTTCTCCGACCCTCATTGGAGGTATGGGAGGAGGGGTTGCTTGGGGAAGCGCCTATATCCTGATACCTTATTGGATGAATCACTATTATGGTGATGTCCGGGTGTTGGAAAAGCACTATCCATCCATGAAGCGATATATGCAATATTTGGAGAATTTAGCGAAGACAGATAAGGTTCCAGAAGAAGAGTACATTATCAATGATTTTATGAGTTATTGGTACGCTTTGGGGGAATGGTGTTCTCCGGGGATGAAGGATGGTCCGAACCATTCCGTAGTCAATACTTTTTACTTTTTCTATAATGCCAGGCTGATGTCATCCATAGCCAGAGAGTTAGGCGAAGAGAATGATGCCTTGTATTTTGAGGCACTAAGCGATTCAATAAAAAAGGCATTCAACCAAAAGTTTTTCAATCCTGACAGCTATCTGTACGGTACGGATTCTACTTACCAAACTTATCAGCTTTTGGCTTTAGTGGGAGATTTAGTGCCAGAAGCAAACAGGGAAGGGGTGTTCAAGACAATTGTTGATGACCTAAACATGAGAAACAAACATTTGAATACAGGCATAATTGGAACAAAGTACTTATGGCCCATTTTAGAAGAGGGAAACAAATCCAACCTGGCATATGAAGTAGCCAAGCAGAGGACCTATCCGAGTTTTGGGTATTGGTTGGATAATTACTCTACCACTTTATTGGAAAAGTTTGATGGTAGCCATTCCCACAATCATCAAATGTTTGGTTCTATAGTAGAGTACTTCTATAAATATTTGGCAGGGATCAAATCTCCATTGGAAGGCAGGACTACAAAAGGATACCGGGAAATGTATCTTGCCCCATCCGTTCCTGATGGATTGAGTTTTGTAAATGCATCCTTGAAAACCGTTTCAGGAAGAATAGTCTCTCATTGGGTAAAAACAGATCAATCGTTTAAATATTTGGTGGAAATCCCTGCAAATACAAGAGGGACAGTGTCCATCCCCCTGACCAGTACAAATGACCAAAATCTCCTGGAGGGGAAGTCAGTGATTTGGAAAGATGGAAAATTTATAGATGGAGTCCAAGGAATCCGGAATGTCCACCAAGAAGGAGATGATTTGGTGATTGAGATCTTCTCGGGAAGGTATAATTTTGAGTTGGTCTTTTAA
- a CDS encoding TonB-dependent receptor domain-containing protein: MRPFLLTFLFLLLNYSVFAQSLKGKVVDESQQAIPEVYILNKNTGHHTHSNETGGFSMERISLGDTLQFSCIGYQNRQIVLDNLKALLTVQLHSKPISLEEVVIRPQVDALHVITDIDVQTNPVNSSQDILRKVPGLFIGQHAGGGKAEQIFLRGFDIDHGTDINITVDGMPVNMVSHAHGQGYSDLHFIIPETLDKIDFGKGPYYQSKGNFTTAGYVDFMTKKKLEYSSIKLEAGQFDTYRLLGMFNLVESNEHNAYVATEYLATDGPFESPQNFNRINFFGKYTGMLSNTDKLGVTASYFDSKWDASGQIPQRAVDSGMISRFGAIDDTEGGNTARSNLLINHEKIIDENSSLKSNIYLSQYDFELYSNFTFFLEDPINGDQIKQKENRTIYGFNSEYNTSFTTNTLNGTWQAGFSLRNDQSNSNELSHTLNRRETLGQIKLGNINETNLGAYLGTTLNLNRWTFNPSVRVDYFDFQYNDALLTNYSTQEETKAIISPKFNVLYNQTEQLQLYIKTGKGFHSNDTRVVVAEEGNHILPAAYGFDGGFIWKPTPKMLLNLAYWYLYLEQELVYIGDAGIVEPSGKTKRKGVDLSYRYQPLPWLFWNLDANYTHARAIEESKAEDFIPLAPDFTLVSGINIIHQTGFYGSINVRHINSRPANEDNSIVAKGYTVTDLNAGYKKKKYNIGIQVQNLFDTEWNETQFATESKLQFETEPVEEIHFTPGTPLLLKVMIQYNF, translated from the coding sequence ATGAGACCATTTTTATTAACCTTTCTTTTTCTATTGCTGAATTACTCAGTGTTTGCCCAATCCCTCAAAGGAAAGGTAGTTGATGAATCCCAACAAGCCATACCCGAAGTTTACATTTTAAATAAGAACACTGGCCATCATACCCATTCTAACGAAACAGGTGGTTTCTCTATGGAAAGAATTTCGTTGGGAGACACTTTACAGTTTTCCTGTATTGGCTATCAAAACCGTCAAATAGTACTGGACAACTTAAAAGCCCTTCTAACTGTTCAACTACATTCCAAGCCCATCAGCTTGGAGGAAGTGGTGATCCGGCCCCAGGTGGATGCACTCCATGTCATAACAGACATTGATGTTCAGACAAATCCAGTAAATTCTTCGCAGGATATTCTACGTAAGGTACCTGGTCTGTTCATCGGTCAACATGCAGGCGGTGGCAAAGCAGAACAAATTTTCCTCAGAGGCTTTGATATTGACCATGGAACTGATATTAACATTACCGTGGACGGGATGCCTGTTAATATGGTATCACATGCACATGGACAAGGCTATTCTGATTTGCACTTTATAATCCCTGAGACCCTTGATAAAATAGATTTTGGAAAAGGCCCCTATTATCAGAGCAAAGGCAACTTCACAACTGCCGGCTATGTGGATTTTATGACCAAGAAGAAATTGGAATATAGTTCCATTAAACTGGAAGCTGGCCAATTTGACACCTATCGCTTATTAGGCATGTTCAATTTGGTGGAAAGCAACGAACACAACGCTTACGTGGCCACCGAATATTTGGCTACAGATGGCCCATTTGAAAGTCCCCAAAATTTCAACAGAATAAACTTTTTTGGGAAATACACGGGTATGCTCTCCAATACTGATAAACTAGGGGTTACCGCTTCCTACTTTGACAGTAAATGGGATGCATCAGGACAAATTCCTCAACGTGCTGTTGATAGTGGCATGATTTCACGATTTGGTGCGATAGATGACACTGAGGGAGGCAATACCGCTAGAAGTAACTTATTGATCAACCATGAGAAAATTATTGATGAAAATTCATCTCTGAAAAGCAATATTTACCTCAGTCAATATGATTTTGAGCTCTATTCAAATTTTACGTTTTTTCTGGAGGATCCCATCAATGGTGATCAAATCAAACAAAAAGAAAACCGCACCATCTATGGTTTCAACAGCGAATACAATACCTCATTTACAACCAATACATTAAATGGTACTTGGCAGGCAGGCTTCAGCCTTCGCAATGACCAAAGCAATTCAAATGAACTTTCCCATACCCTAAACAGAAGAGAAACATTGGGGCAAATTAAGCTTGGAAACATCAATGAAACCAACTTGGGTGCTTACTTGGGAACTACTTTAAACCTAAACCGATGGACATTCAACCCATCTGTACGAGTAGATTATTTCGACTTTCAATATAATGATGCCTTACTCACTAACTATAGTACACAAGAAGAAACCAAGGCCATTATCAGTCCCAAATTCAATGTTCTTTACAATCAAACTGAGCAACTCCAGCTATATATCAAAACGGGAAAAGGCTTCCATTCCAATGATACCCGTGTGGTAGTGGCCGAAGAAGGCAATCACATACTTCCTGCCGCCTATGGATTTGATGGAGGTTTTATTTGGAAACCTACACCTAAGATGCTCTTAAACCTTGCCTATTGGTATTTATATTTAGAACAGGAGTTGGTATATATAGGCGATGCGGGAATTGTAGAGCCTAGTGGAAAAACCAAACGGAAAGGCGTAGACTTAAGTTACCGTTACCAACCATTACCTTGGTTGTTTTGGAATTTAGATGCCAATTACACCCATGCCCGCGCTATTGAAGAATCAAAAGCAGAAGATTTCATTCCCTTAGCACCTGACTTTACATTGGTAAGTGGCATTAACATTATACATCAAACCGGGTTTTATGGAAGCATCAATGTCCGTCATATAAATAGTCGTCCAGCGAATGAGGATAATTCAATAGTGGCTAAGGGCTATACCGTTACGGACTTAAATGCTGGGTACAAGAAAAAAAAATATAACATTGGGATTCAGGTCCAAAACCTTTTTGACACTGAATGGAATGAAACCCAGTTCGCTACCGAGTCAAAATTACAATTTGAAACTGAACCTGTTGAGGAAATCCATTTTACACCTGGAACACCATTATTACTTAAAGTCATGATCCAGTACAACTTCTGA
- a CDS encoding polysaccharide pyruvyl transferase family protein encodes MEDILIIGAFDRYNYGDLLFPIIIEKQMETYGKGFRFRFFGLVESDLSNEGGKPTESLAAFYTACEAQNEGNVHVIVAGGEALGVTWHSLWAALNPTYQKIHRYRYRLSQYVDLNKLAKRFLKGKTTLPFLFTKEDFNNVQSVILNSLGGSGIKKAFFEQYPFANSKLMNVDYLAVRDQLTVDNLAENNLKAALLPDSAVLMSKFFPNEELVQKVTSEVRSYVQENRGNYLFFQINKKNSEGKEKAIADQLDEIYQNTNTKLCLCPIGKALDHDDHLALAAVKDFLKSPHDYFDADNIWDIMYLIANSKAYAGTSLHGAITAMSYAVPHVGLVVEKLDAYLNTWGVEGNQGAVSFEQLYDQFKVVTEIAHERYYEKQQLQISLMEEAFDRMVDLVSQKKEEV; translated from the coding sequence ATGGAAGACATCTTAATCATTGGCGCTTTTGATCGGTATAATTATGGGGACCTTCTCTTTCCCATCATCATTGAAAAGCAAATGGAAACTTATGGGAAGGGCTTTAGGTTTAGGTTTTTTGGATTGGTGGAAAGTGATCTCAGCAATGAGGGAGGCAAACCAACCGAAAGTCTGGCCGCTTTTTATACAGCATGTGAAGCCCAAAATGAAGGAAACGTTCATGTTATAGTGGCGGGTGGTGAGGCATTGGGGGTGACCTGGCATTCTCTCTGGGCAGCCTTGAACCCAACCTACCAAAAAATCCATCGTTACCGCTACAGGTTATCCCAATATGTTGATCTGAATAAGCTGGCCAAGAGGTTCTTGAAAGGCAAAACGACACTTCCTTTCCTTTTTACCAAAGAGGATTTCAATAATGTCCAATCAGTGATTTTAAATTCTTTAGGTGGTTCAGGCATCAAAAAAGCTTTCTTTGAACAATATCCTTTTGCCAATTCCAAGTTGATGAATGTGGATTACTTGGCGGTAAGAGATCAACTTACAGTCGATAATCTGGCTGAAAATAATTTAAAGGCTGCTTTATTGCCTGATTCTGCTGTGCTGATGTCCAAGTTTTTCCCTAATGAAGAATTGGTACAGAAAGTCACTTCCGAAGTACGGAGCTATGTTCAAGAAAATCGGGGTAATTATCTTTTCTTCCAAATCAACAAGAAAAACTCTGAGGGAAAAGAAAAGGCCATCGCTGATCAGTTGGATGAAATTTACCAAAATACCAATACCAAACTTTGTCTATGTCCCATTGGGAAGGCTTTGGATCACGATGATCATTTGGCATTGGCAGCAGTGAAGGACTTTCTAAAAAGTCCCCATGATTATTTTGATGCTGATAATATTTGGGACATCATGTATTTAATTGCCAATTCCAAAGCTTATGCAGGAACCAGTTTGCATGGAGCCATTACGGCCATGAGTTATGCGGTGCCCCATGTGGGTTTGGTTGTGGAGAAATTGGACGCTTATTTAAACACATGGGGAGTGGAAGGCAATCAGGGTGCTGTCTCTTTTGAGCAACTTTATGACCAATTTAAAGTGGTTACTGAAATTGCCCATGAAAGATACTATGAAAAGCAGCAATTGCAGATTTCGCTGATGGAGGAAGCTTTTGATCGAATGGTGGATTTGGTAAGTCAAAAAAAGGAAGAAGTATAG
- a CDS encoding FdhF/YdeP family oxidoreductase — protein sequence MDQPKNRSISILGPKEFTGIKITDPKDYAAGLPAIKVALDHAMKEMGLKRSVATLSKLNQKDGIDCPGCAWPDPDKRSSLGEFCENGVKAIAEEATTKRVDPSFFAQHSITEMSHWSDYEIGKSGRITAPVILRPDQAHYESITWENAFKVIADHLQDLSSPDEAVFYTSGRSSNEAAFLYGLFARAYGTNNMPDCSNMCHESSGVGLGETLGIGKGSVTLEDMYHAEVVMVMGQNPGTNHPRMLSALEKCKANGGKIIAVNPLEEAGLIRFKNPQEVKGLVGGGVSLTDIFLQVKINQDVALINLILKKLAKLDAVSGDVFDHDFIHKYTEGYAEMMEDLEKYDEQELLNLTGLDEKKVDTVVGLLAKKQRIIICWAMGLTQHKNGVDNIKACVNLLLLKGSIGKKGAGTCPVRGHSNVQGDRTVGITHHVSPKLNASFKKVFGFDPPEKQGLDVVNCIKAMHEGKAKVFVALGGNFLSAASDTLYTGEALQNCDLTVSISTKLNRTHLVPGRTSLILPTLGRTEMDTHSGRERVVTVENSMGRVHQSHGRLQPASDHLMSEPEIVSQMAQAYFTSSSTIDWKGLGEDYDLIREKISAVFEGFEQYSERSKGGGFDLPNHARHGDFSSMPGGKARFSTCSLPDHQLTGAKFLLMTIRSHDQFNTTIYGLNDRYRGIYNERRVVLINPKDAEELGLKKSDQVDLVSGYNGQERKARNFLIVPYNIPRGNLAAYFPETNVLIPNDQYADKSNTPISKSIEVDLFF from the coding sequence ATGGACCAACCCAAAAACCGATCGATTTCTATTCTAGGCCCGAAAGAATTCACAGGTATAAAAATCACTGACCCTAAAGACTATGCCGCAGGGCTTCCCGCGATCAAAGTGGCCTTGGACCATGCCATGAAAGAAATGGGGCTAAAACGATCAGTTGCTACCTTATCGAAGTTGAACCAGAAGGATGGTATTGACTGTCCAGGTTGTGCCTGGCCAGATCCTGACAAGCGTTCTTCTTTGGGAGAGTTTTGTGAAAATGGCGTCAAGGCCATTGCTGAAGAGGCAACTACCAAAAGGGTAGATCCCAGCTTTTTTGCACAGCATTCCATTACTGAAATGTCACACTGGTCAGATTATGAAATTGGAAAAAGTGGACGAATCACTGCACCTGTAATTCTTAGGCCAGACCAGGCCCATTATGAATCCATAACTTGGGAAAATGCCTTCAAAGTAATAGCCGATCACCTTCAAGATTTATCAAGTCCAGATGAAGCCGTGTTTTATACTTCTGGTAGGTCAAGTAATGAAGCGGCCTTTTTATATGGACTTTTTGCACGCGCTTATGGGACCAATAATATGCCTGACTGTTCGAATATGTGCCATGAATCCAGCGGAGTAGGATTGGGAGAGACCTTGGGGATAGGAAAGGGGTCTGTGACTTTAGAGGATATGTACCATGCAGAGGTGGTGATGGTAATGGGGCAAAATCCAGGGACAAATCACCCTAGGATGCTCTCAGCTTTGGAAAAGTGCAAAGCGAACGGTGGAAAGATCATTGCGGTGAATCCTTTGGAGGAAGCTGGGCTGATTCGCTTTAAGAACCCTCAGGAAGTAAAAGGTCTGGTGGGTGGAGGCGTTTCCTTGACTGATATTTTTCTGCAAGTAAAGATCAATCAGGATGTAGCGCTGATAAATTTGATCCTAAAGAAATTGGCCAAGTTGGACGCTGTTTCGGGGGATGTATTTGATCATGATTTTATCCATAAGTACACAGAAGGTTATGCGGAGATGATGGAGGATTTAGAAAAATATGATGAGCAAGAACTTTTGAATTTGACCGGCCTAGATGAGAAGAAAGTGGATACTGTAGTGGGCTTATTGGCCAAAAAGCAGAGAATTATTATTTGTTGGGCAATGGGGCTTACCCAACATAAAAATGGGGTAGATAATATCAAGGCATGTGTGAACTTATTGCTGCTGAAGGGAAGCATTGGTAAAAAGGGAGCTGGGACTTGTCCAGTGAGAGGACACAGCAATGTACAGGGAGATAGGACTGTTGGGATCACCCACCATGTTTCCCCAAAACTTAATGCTTCCTTCAAAAAGGTTTTTGGTTTTGATCCTCCTGAAAAGCAAGGTTTGGATGTGGTGAACTGTATCAAAGCCATGCATGAGGGGAAAGCAAAGGTATTTGTGGCTTTGGGAGGTAATTTTCTTTCTGCGGCTTCAGATACCCTCTATACAGGGGAGGCATTGCAAAATTGTGACTTGACTGTTTCCATCAGTACCAAGTTGAACCGGACACATTTGGTTCCAGGAAGGACGTCTTTAATCTTACCTACCTTGGGCAGGACCGAAATGGATACCCATTCAGGAAGAGAAAGAGTAGTGACTGTTGAAAATAGCATGGGCAGGGTGCATCAGTCACATGGAAGACTCCAACCTGCATCGGACCATCTGATGAGTGAGCCAGAGATTGTATCCCAAATGGCACAAGCCTATTTTACATCCAGCTCCACAATAGACTGGAAAGGCTTGGGCGAAGATTATGATTTGATTCGCGAAAAAATATCAGCCGTATTTGAAGGCTTTGAGCAGTACAGTGAGCGCTCTAAAGGAGGAGGTTTTGATCTGCCGAATCATGCCCGACATGGAGATTTTTCTTCCATGCCTGGAGGAAAGGCCCGTTTCAGTACTTGCAGCTTGCCAGATCATCAATTGACAGGGGCAAAATTCTTACTGATGACCATCCGCTCCCATGATCAGTTCAATACCACTATCTATGGCTTGAATGACAGGTACCGGGGAATTTATAATGAAAGGAGGGTGGTATTGATCAATCCCAAGGATGCCGAAGAGCTAGGTCTAAAAAAATCAGATCAGGTGGACCTGGTCAGCGGGTATAATGGACAAGAAAGAAAGGCGAGAAATTTCCTGATTGTACCTTATAACATCCCAAGAGGGAACTTGGCGGCCTATTTCCCAGAAACCAATGTGCTTATTCCTAATGATCAATATGCCGACAAAAGCAATACACCGATTAGTAAATCCATTGAGGTAGATTTGTTTTTTTAG
- a CDS encoding FAD-dependent oxidoreductase: MKRTIFTLILSVGAVIATYAISPEKEVHQADVVIYGGTSAAVIAAVEVSQSGKSVLMVSPDQHLGGLSSGGLGFTDTGNKKTIGGLARDFYHRVYQHYQTAEAWPWQERSEYGNKGQGTPAIDGENRTMWIFEPHVAEEVFEDLIKENNIQVFRDEWLDREKGVKLKKGVIKSITMLSGKVFEAEVFIDATYEGDLMALAGVSYHVGRESNDTYGETWNGVQKDAHHHGHYFKSPVDPYLIKGDANSGLLPYIQKGYPGENGNGDHKIQAYCFRLCMSNHPDNRVPFPKPKNYDPTDYVLLVRVFETGWDEWFDKFDVIPNRKTDTNNHGPFSSDFIGGNYTYPEASYEERNQIIEVHKQYQQGLLYYVSHDPQVPLEVREKMQSWGLAKDEFTDNGNWPHQLYIREARRMIGEEVMTELEVMGEKPVHNSIGMGSYSIDSHNVQRYVTEEGYVQNEGDIGVHPHDPYSISFGAILPKKKECENLLVPVCVSASHSAFGSVRMEPVFMILGQSAAVTAVLAIDSGIPVQEVDYDTLSKILVEKEVVLYLEK; the protein is encoded by the coding sequence ATGAAAAGAACTATTTTTACTTTGATCCTAAGTGTAGGGGCAGTAATAGCTACTTATGCGATTTCTCCTGAGAAGGAAGTGCATCAAGCAGATGTAGTTATTTATGGAGGAACCTCGGCTGCAGTGATTGCTGCGGTAGAAGTGAGCCAATCTGGTAAATCCGTATTGATGGTTTCTCCTGACCAGCATTTGGGAGGTTTGTCCTCAGGAGGTTTGGGTTTTACCGATACAGGAAATAAGAAAACCATAGGTGGTTTAGCCAGAGATTTTTACCACCGTGTCTATCAACATTATCAGACGGCTGAGGCTTGGCCATGGCAGGAAAGGAGTGAATATGGCAATAAGGGTCAAGGTACTCCGGCCATTGATGGAGAAAACAGAACCATGTGGATTTTTGAGCCTCATGTGGCCGAGGAAGTTTTTGAGGATTTGATAAAAGAAAATAATATTCAAGTATTCAGAGATGAATGGCTGGATAGAGAGAAAGGAGTAAAACTTAAAAAGGGTGTAATAAAAAGTATCACCATGCTTTCCGGGAAGGTTTTTGAGGCGGAAGTTTTTATTGATGCCACTTATGAAGGTGATTTGATGGCCTTGGCTGGTGTTTCCTATCACGTGGGAAGGGAATCCAATGATACTTATGGAGAAACCTGGAATGGCGTACAAAAAGATGCCCATCACCATGGACACTATTTTAAATCCCCAGTGGATCCTTATTTGATAAAAGGTGATGCCAACAGCGGTTTGCTACCGTATATTCAAAAAGGGTATCCTGGAGAAAATGGGAACGGGGATCATAAAATCCAAGCTTATTGCTTTCGGCTATGTATGAGCAATCATCCTGACAATCGGGTACCATTCCCAAAACCGAAAAATTATGATCCCACAGATTATGTCTTATTGGTCAGGGTGTTTGAAACAGGTTGGGATGAGTGGTTTGATAAATTTGATGTTATTCCCAACCGGAAAACTGACACCAATAATCATGGTCCCTTTAGTAGTGATTTTATTGGAGGAAACTACACCTATCCAGAGGCTTCTTATGAAGAGCGGAACCAAATCATAGAAGTGCACAAGCAGTATCAACAAGGTCTACTATATTATGTTAGCCATGATCCCCAAGTGCCCTTGGAAGTTCGAGAAAAGATGCAAAGTTGGGGCTTGGCCAAAGATGAGTTTACCGATAATGGTAACTGGCCTCATCAATTATACATCCGTGAAGCCAGAAGGATGATAGGGGAAGAGGTAATGACCGAGTTGGAGGTTATGGGAGAGAAACCCGTACATAATTCCATAGGAATGGGCTCCTACAGTATCGACTCCCATAATGTACAGCGTTATGTGACAGAGGAGGGCTATGTGCAAAATGAGGGAGATATTGGAGTACATCCCCATGATCCTTATTCCATTTCTTTCGGGGCGATCTTACCTAAGAAAAAAGAATGTGAGAATCTACTGGTGCCAGTATGTGTTTCTGCTAGCCACTCAGCTTTTGGGTCTGTGCGGATGGAGCCAGTATTTATGATCTTGGGTCAGTCAGCAGCTGTCACAGCGGTATTGGCCATCGATTCAGGTATTCCTGTTCAAGAGGTCGATTATGATACCTTGAGCAAGATACTTGTCGAAAAGGAGGTGGTATTGTATTTGGAGAAATAG